The genomic region GACAGACAACGAGCCAATGGTGCTCGGCAAACCGTCCAAGTCCGGGAATCCGTGCGGACCAAAGATCGACGATCGTTTCGGTTTCACATTGCTGCGACATTAGTTGGGCGAACGATGTAATTATCACCGGTTGGTCCGGCGATAAGGGCGCGAGTAGGGTGTTATCGCTGGGTGTGCCTTCGGCGTCCCCGGTGACAGACGGGGCGTTATCGCCGGTTGCATAGGAACTTATCTCCGGGGTGCCGGACTTATCGCCGGGTGGGCCGTAACGCCAGTATCTAGGCTCCCGAAAGGTGGGTCAAGCAAATCCAACATTTTTTCGGGTGATGAGTTGACCTTCTTTCTTTGGGGTGGTGCGAAGAATCGGTTCCGTAACGCGGTGAACTTCCGCGAGGGACGTCAGAGTCGATGTCGCCAGAACGCCCTACGCTTTGAAAACGTTCGCCGGAGAGGGACGCGGCTTTCGTTGACCGCCGCGGGTCACTGGAACGGATTCGATTGTGCACGAACGGTTCGGCGAGCTTGCTGTACCGGATCTGACAACAGCGGAGAGCGATTCGATGACACGGGCTGGGTACGCCGATGGGACTTGGCGTCAAAATCAAGTGAAGTGGTCGAAGATCTGGTTCGACACAATGTGCCGGTTCCACGGTCGCAAACCGCAACCAACTTGGGAGTTCACACCGGACGATGCGATTGCCTTTTTGAAAGATCACTTGCGGCGGAAGACTCCCGCTTGGAAACGGCTGAAGATCATCGAGTCGTTGATGTTTTACCGCCGGCACGTTCAGGCCGGCTCGCCGGACGACCTGAAATTCATCCACACCAAGCTGCAATCGCTAGCCAGAGAAGAGAAGATCAAGCAGATGTGCCAGGGCGAAGAGGAGGAGATCGACGACGTCATCGGACACATTGATCCGAAAGAACCAGACGTCATTCAGAATCTACGCCGTGCGACGCGATTGCGGCACGACAAACTGGAGACGGAGCGGGCGTACGTTTCCAATGTTCGGGCATTCATGCGTGAGCGAGGACTGAAGTGCCAAGCGGACTTTGACCAGATCAGTGCGGCCGATATTGAAGATCATCTGACGAACCTTGCGGTCGATGGAGATGTCGCCGTGTCGACTCAGAACCGAGCGTTTTACGCGTTGCTGTATCTTTTCGAGCACGTTCTCAAACGGAAGATGGGCGAAGTCAATGCGATCCGCGCGAGCAAAGGGAAGCAGGTCCCAACGGTTCTAAGCGAACTGGAGATTGGAACCATTTTCTCACGCCTGAAAGGCGTTCACCTGGTCATTGCCCAATTGCTCTACGGTAGCGGGATGCGAATCAGCGAAGCGCTGCGACTTCGTATGAAAGACCTTGATTTCGACCGCCGGGTGATTGAAGTGCACAACTCCAAAGGCGACAAGAGTCGTCTTGTTCCGATGCCCGAAGGTGTGGTCGCGGACCTTCGCTATTGGATGGAATCACGCCGGGTACTGCATGAGCACGATCTGGACCAAGGGACTGCCTCGGTTTGTTTGCCCAAGGCACTGGAACTAAAGTACCCGTCGGCTGCCCGCGAATTGAAATGGCAGTTCCTGTTCGCGTCTGATCGGCTTTCGCGTGATCCCAGAACACGAGTCCTATGGCGTCATCATTTACACAAGGACACCTTTCCCGCCCAGCTGCGAGCAGCGGTGCAAAAGGCTGGCGTTGACAAACACGTCAGTGCACACGTTTTTCGGCACAGCTTCGCGACTCATTTGCTGCAGTCGGGAACGGATATCTGCACGATCCAGGAGTTGCTCGGCCATGCGGACATCAAGACGACGCGAATTTATCTGCACTCGCTCAATCGTGCGGACGTTCGAGTGATCAGCCCTTTGGATCGCATGATTGCGAAGAGTCCGCCAGCCTCGGAAAGTCCGGCCGCAATTGACCCAAAACTTGAGGTGACTGCAACTGAGACCGAGCCACCGAAACAAGCAAATCGGGAGCCTAACATCCGCTCCAAATGCGCTGAATCGGCTTTGGGGTCGACGGCGC from Rhodopirellula bahusiensis harbors:
- a CDS encoding integron integrase: MHERFGELAVPDLTTAESDSMTRAGYADGTWRQNQVKWSKIWFDTMCRFHGRKPQPTWEFTPDDAIAFLKDHLRRKTPAWKRLKIIESLMFYRRHVQAGSPDDLKFIHTKLQSLAREEKIKQMCQGEEEEIDDVIGHIDPKEPDVIQNLRRATRLRHDKLETERAYVSNVRAFMRERGLKCQADFDQISAADIEDHLTNLAVDGDVAVSTQNRAFYALLYLFEHVLKRKMGEVNAIRASKGKQVPTVLSELEIGTIFSRLKGVHLVIAQLLYGSGMRISEALRLRMKDLDFDRRVIEVHNSKGDKSRLVPMPEGVVADLRYWMESRRVLHEHDLDQGTASVCLPKALELKYPSAARELKWQFLFASDRLSRDPRTRVLWRHHLHKDTFPAQLRAAVQKAGVDKHVSAHVFRHSFATHLLQSGTDICTIQELLGHADIKTTRIYLHSLNRADVRVISPLDRMIAKSPPASESPAAIDPKLEVTATETEPPKQANREPNIRSKCAESALGSTALELELATPRVRPPARFKITPDPPAERSCSFISPSLWEGRPASGRGGLRAGSDARPSPRFARPSQGEGDDKRLATQQLKTARPPDRGVERAERSNSARSTNSPPCLGHSRRRGSWWNRVVNWRLVRASAVIGFVTSLSGLMTTCPWLREKCIVIDSADWTVPALEEFCAGFCRLFVASDSVRINSNIPCFATGERPAFHFSLSNSVLQL